Proteins co-encoded in one Ammospiza caudacuta isolate bAmmCau1 chromosome 38, bAmmCau1.pri, whole genome shotgun sequence genomic window:
- the ETFB gene encoding electron transfer flavoprotein subunit beta, which produces MAALRVLVGVKRVIDFAVKVRVAPGGGSVQTQGVKHSLNPFCEIALEEAVRLREAGTASEVIAASLGTKACQETLRTALAMGADRAVLAEVAEGAPAGPREVATALAGLVKKLQPQLVLLGKQAIDDDCNQTGQLLAAMLDWPQGTFASRVQLESGGVLVEREVDGGLETLRLRLPAVLTADLRLNEPRYATLPNIMKAKKKPLEVLPAADLGVPAGPPRLKVLQVQEPPPRAGGEKVESVESLLGKLRHAGRI; this is translated from the exons GTGCGCGTGGCGCCGGGCGGGGGCTCCGTGCAGACGCAGGGCGTGAAGCACTCGCTGAACCCCTTCTGCGAGATCGCCCTGGAGGAGGCCGTGAGGCTGCGCGAGGCGGGCACGGCCAGCGAGGTCATCGCCGCCAGCCTGGGCACCAAGGCGTGCCAG GAGACGCTCCGCACCGCCCTGGCCATGGGCGCTGACCGGGCCGTGCTGGCCGAGGTGGCCGAGGGAGCGCCCGCGGGGCCCCGTGAGGTGGCCACGGCCCTGGCGGGGCTGGTGAAGAAACTGCAGCcgcagctggtgctgctgggcaagCAG GCCATCGATGACGATTGCAACCAGACCGGGCAGCTCCTGGCCGCCATGTTGGACTGGCCGCAG GGCACCTTCGCCTCGCGGGTGCAGCTGGAGTCGGGCGGCGTGCTGGTGGAGCGTGAGGTGGACGGGGGCCTGGAGACGCTGCGGCTGCGGCTGCCGGCCGTGCTCACCGCCGACCTGCGGCTCAACGAGCCCCGCTACGCCACCCTGCCCAACATCATG AAAGCCAAAAAGAAGCCCCTGGAGGTGCTGCCGGCCGCCGATCTCGGGGTGCCCGCGGGGCCCCCCCGGCtgaaggtgctgcaggtgcaggagcCGCCGCCCAGGGCCGGGGGCGAGAAGGTGGAGAGCGTGGAGAGCctgctggggaaactgaggcacgccGGCAGGATCTGa